A genomic window from Natronorubrum aibiense includes:
- a CDS encoding ABC transporter permease, which translates to MVNYYVRRTARVFATIFMVASLTFVLIRLLPGGPYTLLRAQLLRQGVPASEVDARIANLQNIRPDAPLWQQYLDYMMALAQGNLGESISLNEPVVSILASSAPWTVFVVLVSTILVFVIGIFLGALQAYWEGSRFDKLFSGISITLMSVPFYVVAVLALYIFAYQLGWLPTAGTVGNGVERQLSIPFVLSALEHSVLPIFSYTLGAIGGQALAMRGNSIQVLGNDYVQVARLRGLSDRRIATRYVARNAILPMYTGFLLLLGFRLGGTVILEQIFSYTGLGYYLITALNANDYPLMMGTFLVITVALVLGVYIADLTYSKIDPRISAGDSDEAY; encoded by the coding sequence ATGGTCAACTACTACGTACGCCGAACGGCTCGGGTATTCGCCACCATATTCATGGTTGCGTCACTGACGTTCGTCCTGATACGGCTCCTTCCAGGCGGTCCGTACACGCTGTTACGCGCCCAGTTGCTCAGACAGGGCGTGCCGGCCTCGGAAGTCGACGCTCGAATCGCTAACCTACAGAATATCCGTCCAGACGCGCCTCTCTGGCAGCAGTACCTCGACTACATGATGGCTCTCGCCCAGGGTAACCTCGGGGAGTCGATTTCGCTCAACGAACCAGTCGTTTCGATCCTCGCCAGTTCAGCCCCGTGGACCGTGTTCGTCGTGCTTGTCTCGACGATACTCGTGTTCGTCATTGGTATCTTTCTCGGGGCGCTACAGGCGTACTGGGAAGGCTCCCGATTCGATAAGCTGTTTTCGGGGATCTCGATTACCCTGATGTCGGTACCGTTCTACGTCGTCGCCGTCTTGGCGCTGTACATCTTCGCCTACCAGCTCGGCTGGTTGCCCACTGCGGGGACAGTCGGAAACGGGGTCGAACGGCAACTCAGCATCCCGTTCGTCCTTAGCGCTTTGGAACACAGCGTGCTGCCCATCTTCTCGTACACGCTGGGAGCAATCGGTGGACAGGCGCTCGCGATGCGCGGGAACAGCATTCAGGTGCTCGGCAACGACTACGTGCAGGTGGCTCGCCTTCGAGGCCTCTCGGACCGTCGTATCGCGACCCGATACGTCGCCCGGAACGCCATCTTACCGATGTACACGGGATTCCTCCTCCTGCTTGGCTTCCGGCTCGGCGGGACCGTTATTCTGGAGCAGATCTTCTCCTACACCGGTCTGGGGTACTACCTCATCACCGCACTGAACGCGAACGACTACCCGCTAATGATGGGTACTTTCCTCGTCATCACCGTGGCGCTCGTTCTCGGCGTCTACATCGCGGACTTGACGTACAGCAAAATTGACCCACGCATCAGCGCAGGTGATTCGGATGAAGCCTACTGA